One Periophthalmus magnuspinnatus isolate fPerMag1 chromosome 4, fPerMag1.2.pri, whole genome shotgun sequence genomic window, GCCACTCACACGCTGACGTCCGCTGGGGGCTGCACTTTGAATTGGACCATAGCTATTTGCTATTCTTAAATTTAAACCGTGCTGTGCTGCGATGAAGGAGAGTGCTTTGTTGTCTGCTGCCTACAGATTGGTCTAGGAAAATGATTCTTGTTTTGGAATCGCTCAAGCCTGCATGAAGACAACATCATCAATCAGATTAATTTCCTCGGTGGTTTTGCTTTCAAGCAGCTATGAGTTCCAGCCTGATAAACTCTCTGGCAAAGGTGTACGACCCTAACCCTCTGCAGAAATCTGGAGCGAGGAAGCTGTCTCTTTGCGGCTCTGAGAAGTCCCAACCTCTAACATCGTCTTCCTCATCTTCTTGTCCTGTTTTAAATGACCCACTGCGTTGCGTGGAGAGCCGCATGGACTCCCTAAGTTCTCAGATGGAGCGTCTTCTCAACATGCAGCAAACCGTCCTGACCAGACTGGATGGCTTGTCCCAAGATGTGCGAGGTATGGGGCGGGATCTTGCACTCATGAGGGGCGATGGAGGTAGCGTTGGGAGTCGGCGTAGCTCCGGGGATGAGGCTGGTTATCGAGAGCTTCGCGTGGCTGTGGAGAGGACCGGAGACAGGGTGGATGTCCAGGGACGCAGGCTGGAGACGGTGGAGCGGATCGTGGAGGGAACACAGCAGGTCATCAGCTACATCGGGGAGGTGGTGAAGAGCTCCAGACTGGTGGAGCTGCTCTTTAAACAGCCAGGGAGGAAAGGCAGGAGGAAGGTGAGTGGAGGTAGAGCACTATATGGGATGATATGGGGGACACATGGAGGATGGATTATAAATTTGGGCTGCAAAAAAtcattattgtaaaaaataaatacattgcttCCCCATTTTACAGAAATCTTGTGTTtttgacagaaaaaaatgacagaaagCAGGATTGTATTCATGGTTTTGGacaatggtcatatttttatatcacacttttccaccttcaaggcactcaaagcgctttacatcaaggaaccactcatccattcacacaccactgtacacaggcacttggggcgaggtgggttaagtgttttgcccaaggacacaacaatactgggatctgtgggagctagaattgcaccgccaacctgtgggctgGTGGATCAGACTGCTCTATTCAATGATTtctatgttgagagcgggattcaaactaccaaccttcagatcagtggccaaacactctacaaactgagctactttcCTTATTAGGTTCTACATTAGACTTGAAGTAACGCATATCAAATAaaatttatattattaaaaatgaaatgttgatcCTAAATAAATGTTACCTTTGTCCTGTTATGTTAAAGATACACtcaattttatttctttgtttggaGGATGAGCCACTGTCTTGTcatcatagagatgttattactttggctgaattgttccacagtatggtataaaacaatttatttaagtgggtttgattttattttatcatctaCCTTGGATTAACATAAGAATATACAATGAGATGTGACAGTATCACAGTTGGCAGAGCGTTTGTCCTCTGAGCTGAAagctggcagttcaaatcctgcacttgacataaacatcactgagccacaggttggtgatgtgattccagttcccacagatgaatgctgttgttgtgtccttgagcaagactctTAACCCATCTCAGCCCCAGTGTCTATGaacgctggtgtatgaatgtgtgtgtgttccttgatgtaaatggaaaaacactatatacaaatttgaccatttaccttaaaacaacacaatatatgAACTTAGAATCAACATTTACATATATTATTGTATGTATAGAATTTGACCGGGTTGTTCTTCATTTGGAAATTGTATCAGTGTTATGTTAAAATCTGCCATAATGGTTTGTTAGATCGAACCTGATTTGcttttttccaaatgtattaATCTGTGACTGAGGTCTAAGGCTACGTTTCTTCTTGCACTTTGGATTTTGAAAGCCACATTTCGAGTTGAACTGTTTGCTCTCACGTTTCCATTCTGAGGTCACTTTAACCTGGAAGTCTTCCTCCATTAGCCGCAGGCATAAGCTCTGGCTATGAGTGTGTTACTGTTTATAAGTTCTGCTCTCACCATAGTGAAAGGTCTTATTGCATTGTGTACATTGCAGTAAAAACAGTAGGAGCTTCACTAAAGGTTGCTCTATCAACTTTATACAGAGCCTTTTCGTGCTTGTCTTcgtggagatgctattgttttgcctggaattagTCATATCTATTGTATCTGGAGACTAGCAGATTACGCcagcaggtcaagttacagctcagatctgtgaagaggcaagtacaccacagtaaaaatgcacgtTCTTTCAAGgtcatttttgagcaataaaaacacatgcagaCGCTAACTGAACCAATGCAAGATATGTATAGATAtggttaatgccacactgcaaaAGACCTGGttgactgagggactacacagacatcttaatgccatactctgaagCATATTCTAGGCaatacaataacatctccataacgACAAGTAGAAAatttacataatgcacatttataacatatttatacCAAATTATGTATGCAGCTGTTTTTGTCTTCCAAACCTTTTGCCCTCATGTTGTTATGTATTTCCTTAGGGTATTAATAGTTCCTTGTCCACCAGTGTCATTCTCTGCAATGTTAAGTGGTTTTCCTTCTCACCGTCTGGTCGCAGGGTTACGGGGTGTGTTTGATTGGAGTCAGACTGCTTATCTTATCCCAAAAGTCTTTATCAGCTCAGACTGGGACAGTGGCTGCACATGTTCTGGCTCTGGAGAAGTGAGAGTCCCCTGTCCTTATATGAAAACACTGTTCTCCACACTTTGTGAACGCTTGACATCGTGTAGTGTTCTATGTAGTGTGGGTTTATTTCTGTCTCACCTGCGTCTGACGTTTGACAgactttccatggaaatatagtTGCCTACTGTTCTGTCATTAGTCTTCACAAATCCATTCTTCACATAAACATGGGGATGGGGAAGTTGTGCTTTGTCTGCAaggttctacagtatggcattaaagatcTATTGCACATTTAATCAATAAGAGGTATTTTAATTGCTattttaaaaccttaaaaaacatgcatgtgtAAGATGAGTCATGAGAACTCAGAACTCTCCACGGGTCTGACCTATTTGTGTGTTTCAGCgttctgttatatgcaacattttgactttttccgattcaaaagatataatatttatgtttaaattctTATTCACTATGGCAATTGTCCTATTTTTGATCATTCCAAAACCCTTGGATAACTTGGTGGTGGCATCCGCTTGACACCAGTGTGTGAGAAAAGAAGGTATGATTTAAGGGTGTATATGTAGCTTGTGACTATAACTGTCATGTGCATATACAGGTTAGCTTACATTGCTAGTGTGTAATGTAAAACTGTGAAGTGAACTGATTTACTTTCTGTTTGTACAGGTCAAAGACGCCAAGTCAAAAGATGAGAAAGACAAAGCCAAAGGGAACCTGAAGGGAGTAAAGGtccagaagaagaggaaggccCATGATGGATCAGGTGCCCTGTCATTAACAGACTCATATCTGAGCACGACCCAGCTTAAGTCCTGCATGTGTCACTTTTAATTACTCTacagtacatttacatttgtttttgttatttaaactGGCTGGGCTACTTACTGcaattcttatttaaatgtgcactttgtaacttttcttattACATTAAAGCTGTACCTGGAATGTTAACATTTCATTAATCTCTATATTGCATTTATATTgcaaattaaattttaaattatacaaaaataaatcactaAGATGCATTTCTTCCATGAGCTTGCTGGactttccacagatttgacctgtaatttgtcctggccatgtcacctgcttgtctttacagagatagtttaaaaaaaaaaaacaggcaaacTATTagaatctccacggagacaagcagttgattgagatgttacatagtgcacctttcacTAATGCTTTGTGTTTCGAGATAACATAGAAAGTTATTTTGCTATCCCTTATGGCTAGTTTTATTCAACCTTTATTAGACATATTGtgacatttggacattttaaatcttaatatTAATCGAAAACGACTtagttgcagattttttttttttttatttacaaaaatgacTGCACAACATTGCCAAATCCTACTCATATCACTGattacaaaaatgaaattgGAGACTGAAGTATTTCCACAGCAGTGGGCGTACACCGGTTTGTGTAATAGTCTGCTTTAACTTTAATTTGCATTCatcatctgtctctgtcttatTGTTTCATACTGTATTCACTGACTCCATGTCTTTCTATAGATTCTCCTACTTTGAATGAACCAGTTCTACAAGAGAAAGTAGAGGAGCTGAATCGTCAGAACACTGAGCTGTCTGTGTGTGAAACCCAACGAGAAGACGAGGAGAAGCCTACAGAACTGATCCTAACTgctccagacacgtcctccgCCCACTCAGAAGAGGCACAGAAGAGTGaacgagagaaagaggaagatgTGTTTGACGACTCAGAGTGTGAGGAAGATAAACTCAAAACAGAGGAGGTTCAAACTGAGCAGGTTCACACAGCGAAGGATGAAGGGAAAGCTGCAGAGGACATTCCAACTCAGATCTGCAACGCCACACTAGGGTCCCAAGAAAGGTGATTATTGTAATGATTTGTCACGATGAGAGAATTTCTGTTCGCATTTGCACTGAcgtggaactaaacctggactagactgggactgaaccaggactagaacaggacttaGTATACAGTTCTAAGCTGgcctcaaaccaggaccaaatcagtgCAAAACACCTCTAATTTTGAGTGTGAAATCATATaatattgtgtgtatatttgatttttagtttaaatatgctgttttcatttcacaaaaatattaaGTATGTGCTCAATCACATAGGAGGAGCTCAGAATAGAGACACTGCTCAAACTCCTGCCTCCACAACTTGGCCCCCGATAAatgggaagaaaatggataataatttttttttatatattaaatgATCTTGTAATGGTCTTCTTAGATGATCTTCCTTAGCACTGTACTTGCTTTGGTATAAATCAACTAAAGTTACTAATATCCTAAAGACTCTAATATTACTTTTGGTCTGTGTATGTTGTTTAATGTTGCCTTACACTGAACAGTTTTAACTCAATATTTAACGGTGTCTTTATAGTAATGAAGATGTCGGCGATGTGGCCTCAAGCAGCAAGCGGCGCGGCACAGAGGAAGACCTGGTAAAAGACGATTTAAAAAAGAGCCGTGTTGATGA contains:
- the mylk4b gene encoding myosin light chain kinase family member 4 isoform X1; translated protein: MSSSLINSLAKVYDPNPLQKSGARKLSLCGSEKSQPLTSSSSSSCPVLNDPLRCVESRMDSLSSQMERLLNMQQTVLTRLDGLSQDVRGMGRDLALMRGDGGSVGSRRSSGDEAGYRELRVAVERTGDRVDVQGRRLETVERIVEGTQQVISYIGEVVKSSRLVELLFKQPGRKGRRKVKDAKSKDEKDKAKGNLKGVKVQKKRKAHDGSDSPTLNEPVLQEKVEELNRQNTELSVCETQREDEEKPTELILTAPDTSSAHSEEAQKSEREKEEDVFDDSECEEDKLKTEEVQTEQVHTAKDEGKAAEDIPTQICNATLGSQESNEDVGDVASSSKRRGTEEDLVKDDLKKSRVDDHNKEELSEETEQQASTSEQDKSETEEAKAEHDKEKDFNIDFSPPPSAPFDHRIVTPKPHQIATYYTINREEVLGGGRFGQVHKCIENSSGLTLAAKIIKARSQKEKEVVRNEIQVMNQLNHANLIQLYAAFESRHDIILVMEYVEGGELFDRIIDENYNLTELDTVLFIRQICEGLQYMHKMYILHLDLKPENILCVSRVTNKIKIIDFGLARRYKPREKLRVNFGTPEFLAPEVINYEFVSFPTDMWSLGVITYMLLSGLSPFLGDDDNETLNNILACQWNFEEEEFTDVSDEAKDFITRLLVKSKSWRMSATESLKHPWLSDQELHYKLDQKKNKCHSTHAPPPES